Proteins found in one Patescibacteria group bacterium genomic segment:
- a CDS encoding STAS-like domain-containing protein encodes MRIELKKFGNMLISRPAGREAFLVMRSSLIKEVGKNELIEINFDGVEVLTPSWADEVITKLAEKFKNVKLLNTENESVQATLKTLREYSGLKI; translated from the coding sequence ATGCGCATTGAATTAAAAAAATTTGGCAATATGCTTATTTCCAGACCAGCCGGCAGAGAAGCATTTTTAGTAATGCGATCTTCGTTAATTAAAGAAGTAGGCAAAAATGAATTGATTGAAATAAATTTTGATGGAGTTGAAGTTTTAACTCCGTCATGGGCGGATGAAGTGATCACTAAATTAGCCGAGAAATTCAAAAATGTGAAATTATTAAACACGGAAAATGAATCTGTGCAGGCGACTTTAAAAACTTTGCGCGAATATTCAGGGTTAAAAATTTAA